The Gracilimonas sp. genome includes a region encoding these proteins:
- a CDS encoding LptE family protein produces MALNRILLLLTVTFCLTFSSCLRYSFTGASIPPGVDTIFIPFFPDQSNSGLGDLSNRLNEALINRFVNQSKLQLANNESDADAVLDGVITGYTNRPFSIGGDEQSDQNEVTITVQATFKYASNEEPEWTNTFSGKFTYDPTDDPINGENEAANSALEQAANNMFNDAVSNW; encoded by the coding sequence ATGGCCTTGAATAGAATACTACTTTTATTGACGGTCACCTTCTGCCTGACCTTTAGCAGCTGCCTGCGATATAGCTTTACCGGGGCCTCTATTCCACCAGGTGTAGACACCATTTTTATTCCTTTCTTTCCGGATCAATCAAACAGCGGACTTGGGGATTTGAGTAATCGACTGAATGAAGCGCTGATAAACAGGTTCGTAAATCAAAGCAAACTGCAGCTTGCAAATAATGAAAGTGATGCCGATGCCGTGCTGGACGGGGTAATAACCGGCTACACTAACCGCCCTTTCAGTATTGGAGGTGATGAACAGTCTGACCAAAACGAAGTTACAATTACCGTTCAGGCAACCTTTAAATATGCCTCCAATGAAGAACCGGAATGGACCAACACCTTTTCCGGGAAGTTTACATACGATCCTACTGATGACCCCATCAACGGGGAAAACGAAGCCGCAAACAGTGCTCTCGAACAAGCAGCAAATAACATGTTTAATGATGCCGTGAGTAATTGGTAA